A section of the Metabacillus endolithicus genome encodes:
- the coaE gene encoding dephospho-CoA kinase (Dephospho-CoA kinase (CoaE) performs the final step in coenzyme A biosynthesis.), giving the protein MTVVIGLTGGIASGKSTVSNMLKNLGIRVVDADQISREVVEVGKPAYQQILSVFGDEILHQDKTINREKLGAIIFGDHSKREQLNKIVHPAVRKEMLNGVEEEKAKNSKAVVLDIPLLFESKLTHMVDKTILVYVDEKTQLKRLMKRNGYTEKEAKMRIESQLPLHTKKDLSDEIIDNNGAIEQTEKQLHEILKKLI; this is encoded by the coding sequence GTGACAGTAGTTATCGGTCTAACTGGTGGAATTGCAAGTGGTAAAAGTACAGTTTCAAATATGTTGAAAAACCTGGGAATTCGGGTTGTTGATGCAGACCAGATTTCTAGGGAAGTGGTTGAAGTTGGAAAGCCAGCTTATCAACAAATACTTTCTGTTTTTGGTGATGAAATACTTCATCAAGATAAAACGATAAATCGAGAAAAGCTTGGTGCCATTATTTTTGGTGACCATTCAAAAAGAGAGCAATTAAACAAAATAGTACATCCGGCAGTTAGAAAAGAAATGCTAAACGGAGTTGAAGAAGAAAAAGCTAAAAATTCAAAGGCAGTCGTTCTTGATATACCACTGCTTTTTGAAAGTAAATTAACTCATATGGTTGACAAAACCATTCTAGTGTATGTGGATGAAAAAACACAGCTTAAACGTCTTATGAAGAGAAATGGATATACAGAGAAAGAAGCTAAAATGAGAATCGAGTCACAGCTTCCATTACACACGAAAAAAGATCTCTCAGATGAAATTATTGACAATAATGGCGCGATTGAGCAGACAGAAAAGCAGTTACATGAAATCTTAAAGAAACTAATTTAA
- the ytaF gene encoding sporulation membrane protein YtaF, giving the protein MFQYTSLLLLAFAVSLDSFSVGFTYGMRKMRIPFKSIFIIACCSAATMLGAMFLGELLTRVFPVYITEKLGGFILMLIGAWVLYQFFRPAKEETSVEEETEKMLINFEIKTFGIVINILRKPMTADIDKSGTITGVEALLLGLALSLDAFGAGIGAALLGYSPIVMSLLVACMSSLFVSIGIKSGHIFSKFAWMDKFSCLPGIILIMIGIWKL; this is encoded by the coding sequence ATGTTTCAATATACATCACTCTTGTTATTAGCGTTCGCAGTTAGTTTGGATAGCTTTTCGGTTGGATTTACGTATGGAATGAGAAAGATGAGGATCCCTTTTAAGTCGATTTTTATTATCGCATGTTGTTCAGCGGCCACGATGCTTGGGGCAATGTTTCTTGGTGAACTTTTAACAAGAGTTTTTCCGGTTTATATAACAGAAAAGCTTGGTGGCTTTATTTTAATGCTTATTGGGGCATGGGTCTTATACCAATTTTTCCGTCCTGCAAAAGAAGAAACTTCAGTTGAAGAAGAAACGGAAAAAATGTTAATTAATTTTGAAATCAAAACATTTGGAATTGTCATTAACATACTTAGAAAACCTATGACGGCAGATATTGATAAATCTGGTACGATTACAGGTGTAGAAGCATTGTTACTCGGGCTGGCATTATCACTCGATGCCTTTGGAGCGGGTATTGGCGCTGCGTTATTAGGTTATTCTCCTATTGTAATGAGTTTATTAGTAGCGTGTATGAGCTCGTTATTTGTATCGATTGGCATTAAATCAGGACATATTTTCTCTAAATTTGCGTGGATGGACAAATTTTCTTGCCTCCCGGGTATTATTCTCATTATGATAGGAATATGGAAACTTTAG
- the mutM gene encoding DNA-formamidopyrimidine glycosylase, which translates to MPELPEVETVRRTLLQLVKGKTINGVNIHWPKIIKKPEEPEQFRDAIIGQTIHDVQRRGKFLKFILDDFVLVSHLRMEGRYGLYQPQEEFDHHTHVIFTFTDHTELRYRDVRKFGTMHLFKKGEEESTLPLSQLGPEPFSEEFTVEYLRGRLAKTERKIKTALLDQSVVVGLGNIYVDEALFRSSIKPDRIASKLTKAEYKILHEQIIKTLEEAVAQGGSTVRSYVNTQGEIGMFQLQLYVYGRTNEPCKKCGKTLTKTVVGGRGTHYCEQCQK; encoded by the coding sequence ATGCCTGAATTACCAGAGGTTGAAACGGTACGACGAACGTTGCTTCAGTTAGTGAAAGGGAAAACGATTAACGGAGTCAATATTCATTGGCCGAAAATCATTAAAAAGCCAGAAGAGCCTGAACAATTTAGAGATGCAATCATTGGTCAAACAATTCATGATGTTCAGCGCAGAGGCAAATTTTTAAAATTTATACTAGATGATTTTGTTCTTGTTTCTCATTTGCGAATGGAAGGAAGATATGGTTTATATCAACCACAAGAGGAATTTGATCATCATACACATGTTATTTTTACGTTTACAGATCATACGGAATTAAGATATCGGGATGTTCGAAAGTTCGGGACTATGCATTTATTTAAGAAGGGAGAAGAAGAAAGTACACTCCCACTTTCCCAACTAGGGCCTGAGCCATTTTCTGAAGAATTCACGGTGGAATATCTTCGAGGTCGTCTGGCAAAAACTGAACGGAAAATTAAAACGGCTTTGTTAGATCAATCAGTTGTTGTGGGACTTGGCAATATATATGTAGATGAAGCTCTTTTTAGATCAAGTATTAAACCAGATCGTATAGCCAGTAAATTAACAAAAGCGGAATATAAGATTTTACATGAGCAAATCATTAAAACCCTTGAAGAAGCAGTTGCTCAAGGAGGTAGTACTGTTCGTTCATATGTAAATACACAAGGTGAAATCGGTATGTTTCAGCTTCAATTATACGTTTACGGCAGAACAAATGAGCCATGTAAAAAATGTGGAAAAACATTAACAAAAACAGTCGTGGGCGGACGTGGAACTCATTATTGTGAGCAATGTCAAAAATAG
- the polA gene encoding DNA polymerase I produces the protein MTKKIVLIDGNSIAYRAFFALPLLNNDKGVHTNAIYGFTMILMKILEDEKPSHMLVAFDAGKTTFRHKTFQEYKGGRQKTPPELSEQFPFIRELLDAYQISRYELENYEADDIIGTLSKQAEQDGYEVKVISGDKDLTQLVTDKITVDITKKGITDVDSYTPDFVMEKYGLTPEQIIDMKGLMGDTSDNIPGVPGVGEKTAIKLLSEFKTLESVLDSIEKVSGKKLKEKLEENREQALMSKKLATIDCEAPLAITLDEVQYEGFDASKVKEIFKELGFNSLLEKMGEEVAEEEIYEDISFENVTELTSDILTDEAAMYVEILEDSYHQADISGFSIINKNGHYYISAQLALNSDLFKEWAADETKRKTVYDGKKTTVGLSWKGISLKGIDFDILIAAYLLNPSATFDDVASVAKSHGISIVQADEVVYGKGAKRSIPGEETLSEHLVRKGLAIFDLKEKLIEQLEQNDQSSLLYDLELPLSLILAQMEAEGIAVDVDRLKDMGEHLAEQLNALEKNIYEHAGESFNINSPKQLGVILFEKLQLPVVKKTKTGYSTSADVLEKLEDKHEIVKDILHYRQLGKLQSTYIEGLLKVVHKDTHKIHTRFNQVLTTTGRLSSIDPNLQNIPIRLEEGRKIRQAFVPSHKDWVIFAADYSQIELRVLAHIANDQNLVEAFQNDLDIHTKTAMDVFHVEEDEVTSNMRRQAKAVNFGIVYGISDFGLSQSLGITRKEAGEFIKRYLESFVGVQDYMDDIVADAREKGYVKTLLHRRRYIPEITSRNFNLRSFAERTAMNTPIQGSAADIIKKAMIDMAARLKQEKLQTKLLLQVHDELIFEAPREEVSILEEIVPEVMENAVELKVPLKVDYSYGDSWYDAK, from the coding sequence TTGACGAAAAAAATAGTATTAATTGATGGGAATAGTATTGCCTATAGGGCTTTCTTTGCCCTGCCATTATTAAATAATGACAAAGGTGTACATACGAACGCAATTTATGGATTTACCATGATTTTAATGAAAATACTAGAAGATGAGAAGCCGTCTCATATGCTTGTGGCTTTTGATGCTGGTAAAACAACATTTAGACATAAAACATTCCAAGAATACAAAGGTGGAAGACAAAAAACTCCACCTGAGCTATCAGAGCAATTTCCGTTTATTCGAGAACTATTAGATGCTTATCAAATCTCAAGATATGAACTGGAAAACTATGAAGCAGATGATATCATCGGTACTCTTTCCAAACAGGCTGAACAGGATGGCTATGAAGTTAAGGTAATATCAGGGGACAAAGATTTAACTCAATTGGTTACAGATAAAATAACAGTTGATATTACAAAAAAAGGGATAACAGATGTAGATTCTTACACTCCTGACTTTGTGATGGAAAAGTATGGATTAACTCCCGAGCAAATTATTGATATGAAAGGTCTTATGGGAGATACGTCTGATAATATTCCTGGTGTACCGGGAGTGGGAGAAAAAACAGCAATAAAACTGTTAAGTGAGTTTAAAACATTAGAGAGTGTATTAGATTCAATTGAAAAAGTAAGTGGGAAAAAATTAAAGGAAAAGCTTGAAGAAAATCGCGAGCAGGCTTTAATGAGTAAAAAGCTTGCAACGATTGACTGTGAAGCACCCTTAGCAATCACATTGGATGAAGTACAATATGAAGGCTTCGATGCTAGTAAAGTAAAGGAAATCTTTAAGGAACTAGGATTTAATTCTTTATTAGAAAAAATGGGTGAAGAAGTAGCTGAGGAAGAAATATACGAGGATATCAGCTTTGAAAACGTAACAGAGCTTACCTCAGATATACTGACAGATGAAGCAGCAATGTATGTAGAAATACTAGAGGATAGTTATCACCAAGCTGACATAAGTGGCTTTTCAATTATAAATAAAAATGGTCATTATTATATATCAGCTCAACTTGCTCTTAATTCTGATTTATTTAAGGAATGGGCTGCAGACGAAACCAAACGTAAAACAGTTTATGATGGTAAAAAAACAACGGTTGGCTTAAGTTGGAAAGGAATCTCTTTAAAAGGAATTGACTTTGATATTTTAATTGCGGCTTATCTATTGAATCCTTCGGCAACATTTGATGACGTAGCTAGTGTAGCTAAATCACATGGCATATCGATTGTACAAGCTGATGAGGTTGTTTATGGAAAAGGAGCAAAACGTTCTATTCCTGGTGAAGAGACTCTTAGTGAGCACCTTGTTCGTAAGGGGTTAGCGATCTTTGATTTAAAAGAAAAGTTAATTGAACAACTCGAACAAAATGATCAATCATCTTTATTGTATGACTTAGAATTACCTTTATCTCTTATTCTTGCACAAATGGAAGCTGAGGGAATAGCTGTTGATGTGGACCGTTTGAAAGACATGGGTGAACATTTAGCAGAACAATTAAACGCTCTTGAAAAAAATATTTATGAGCATGCTGGTGAATCATTTAATATTAATTCTCCAAAGCAGCTTGGTGTTATTTTATTTGAGAAGCTTCAGCTGCCAGTCGTGAAAAAGACGAAAACAGGTTATTCAACTTCAGCGGATGTATTAGAAAAGCTTGAAGATAAGCATGAAATCGTAAAGGATATCCTTCATTATCGTCAGTTAGGTAAATTACAATCAACCTATATTGAAGGGTTATTAAAAGTTGTTCATAAAGACACGCATAAAATTCATACTCGTTTTAACCAGGTGCTAACAACAACAGGAAGACTTAGCTCAATCGATCCTAACCTACAAAACATACCGATTCGATTAGAAGAAGGACGTAAGATTCGTCAAGCTTTTGTACCTTCTCATAAAGATTGGGTCATTTTTGCAGCTGACTATTCACAAATTGAATTAAGGGTATTAGCTCATATCGCAAATGATCAAAATTTAGTAGAAGCCTTCCAGAATGATTTAGACATTCATACGAAAACAGCTATGGATGTATTTCATGTTGAAGAAGATGAAGTGACTTCAAATATGAGAAGACAAGCCAAGGCTGTTAATTTTGGCATCGTATACGGAATCAGTGATTTTGGTCTTTCTCAAAGTTTGGGGATTACTCGTAAAGAAGCCGGTGAATTTATCAAGCGTTATTTAGAATCCTTTGTTGGAGTACAGGACTATATGGATGATATTGTAGCTGATGCAAGAGAGAAGGGTTATGTTAAAACATTGCTTCATCGAAGAAGGTATATTCCTGAAATCACGAGCAGAAACTTTAATCTTCGTAGCTTTGCTGAACGAACAGCTATGAACACTCCAATTCAAGGAAGCGCAGCCGATATTATCAAAAAAGCGATGATTGATATGGCGGCAAGATTAAAGCAAGAAAAGCTGCAAACAAAGCTGTTATTACAGGTGCATGATGAATTGATTTTTGAAGCTCCTAGAGAAGAAGTGTCAATTTTAGAAGAAATTGTTCCAGAAGTAATGGAAAATGCGGTTGAGTTAAAAGTGCCATTAAAGGTGGACTATTCTTATGGAGATTCCTGGTATGATGCAAAATAA
- the hflC gene encoding protease modulator HflC → MDNDNIVNMEEKKPAFSFKGYLRGGIILLVLIVLLVLIFTNLFIVKENEYKVVRQFGEVVKIIEEPGLSFKIPFIQSVTTLPKYQMTYDVEEAEINTKDKKRLIIDNYTVWRISDPKKMISNARSIVNAETKMAEYVFSTVRSELGQLNYDEIINDEKSSRGSLNDKVTEIVNNLLENGNYGIVVTDVRMKRTDLPAENEQSVFTRMISERESTAQGYLSKGDAEKNRIIAETDREVKEMLAKAQADADVIRSEGEREAAKIYNTAYSKDPGFYEMYRTLQSYKQTIDEETVIIIPFNSPYASLLKGVQ, encoded by the coding sequence ATGGACAATGATAATATTGTCAACATGGAGGAGAAGAAACCTGCTTTTTCATTTAAAGGGTATTTACGCGGAGGGATTATTCTTCTGGTATTAATTGTCTTACTTGTGTTAATATTCACCAACCTTTTTATTGTTAAAGAAAATGAATATAAGGTTGTCCGTCAATTCGGTGAAGTTGTGAAGATTATTGAAGAACCAGGATTAAGCTTTAAAATACCGTTTATTCAATCAGTTACAACTCTTCCTAAATATCAAATGACTTATGATGTAGAAGAGGCTGAAATTAATACAAAGGATAAGAAGAGGTTAATCATTGATAACTATACAGTTTGGCGAATAAGTGACCCTAAAAAGATGATCTCCAATGCAAGGTCGATTGTTAATGCTGAAACGAAGATGGCTGAATATGTTTTTTCAACAGTTCGTTCTGAACTAGGTCAATTAAACTATGATGAGATTATTAATGATGAAAAATCTTCAAGAGGAAGTTTAAATGATAAAGTAACGGAAATTGTTAATAATTTATTAGAAAATGGTAACTATGGGATCGTTGTTACAGATGTGAGAATGAAAAGAACAGATTTACCGGCTGAAAATGAGCAGTCAGTATTCACACGAATGATTTCTGAACGTGAATCAACTGCACAAGGGTATTTGTCAAAAGGTGATGCTGAAAAGAATCGAATCATCGCAGAGACTGATCGAGAAGTAAAAGAGATGCTAGCAAAGGCACAGGCAGATGCTGATGTTATTCGAAGTGAGGGTGAAAGGGAAGCAGCTAAAATTTATAATACTGCTTACTCTAAAGATCCAGGCTTCTATGAGATGTATCGAACATTACAATCTTATAAACAAACAATTGATGAAGAAACCGTCATTATTATTCCGTTTAATTCTCCTTATGCTTCCTTGCTAAAAGGAGTTCAGTAA
- the hflK gene encoding FtsH protease activity modulator HflK — protein sequence MLSIKRVLMIFGFALLIVVLGIVAFTSWYTVDESEQAVMITLGEVEEGISEPGLHFKMPWPIQSVEVLSKETFSLQFGYEESEDGEVKDFPKETKMITGDENIVLADMVVQWKITEPGKYLFNAENPQEMLEDATSASLRSIIGSSTIDDALTSGKVEIEKQVQELLSNLVDGYDIGITILAVKLQDVDLPNEEVRKAFTAVTDARETMNTRKNEANKYRNKRTEEAQGEKDAIMSSAAGDKAARMEEARGDVAQFNAIYNEYVNNKEITQKRLVLETIDQVLPNAEIYIMEDNGNTMKYLPIKDPASKPVVPAEQEGSDTNGQ from the coding sequence ATGTTAAGTATAAAACGAGTACTCATGATCTTCGGATTTGCGTTGTTAATTGTGGTCTTAGGAATTGTTGCTTTTACTTCATGGTATACCGTAGATGAGTCAGAACAAGCCGTGATGATCACTCTTGGAGAGGTAGAAGAAGGAATTAGTGAACCAGGATTACATTTTAAGATGCCATGGCCAATCCAATCAGTTGAAGTTCTATCTAAAGAAACCTTCAGTTTACAGTTTGGTTATGAAGAATCTGAGGATGGTGAAGTGAAAGATTTCCCAAAAGAAACAAAAATGATTACAGGTGATGAGAATATCGTTTTAGCAGATATGGTCGTTCAGTGGAAAATTACCGAGCCAGGTAAATATTTATTTAATGCGGAAAATCCACAGGAAATGTTAGAAGATGCTACTTCAGCAAGCTTGAGAAGTATTATTGGAAGCTCAACAATTGATGATGCTTTAACATCTGGAAAGGTAGAAATTGAGAAACAAGTCCAGGAGTTATTATCGAATCTTGTAGATGGATATGATATTGGCATTACCATTTTAGCCGTAAAGCTTCAGGATGTTGATTTACCAAATGAAGAGGTTAGAAAAGCTTTTACAGCTGTTACTGATGCCCGTGAAACGATGAATACACGTAAGAATGAAGCAAATAAATACCGAAATAAACGAACAGAGGAAGCACAAGGGGAAAAGGATGCGATTATGTCTTCAGCAGCTGGTGACAAAGCTGCCCGAATGGAAGAGGCTCGTGGAGATGTTGCGCAATTCAATGCCATTTATAACGAATATGTTAATAACAAAGAAATTACACAAAAACGTTTAGTATTAGAGACAATAGATCAAGTTCTCCCAAATGCTGAGATTTATATTATGGAAGACAACGGAAACACAATGAAGTATTTGCCGATTAAAGATCCGGCTTCAAAGCCTGTCGTACCAGCTGAACAGGAAGGAAGTGATACGAATGGACAATGA
- the pnpS gene encoding two-component system histidine kinase PnpS, whose protein sequence is MNRFRSRFLFALITLIIAVLVGLGLLLGQIFNSYYLNTFKEELQREAHSILTIISREDLSNSQISELLSDLGKNYKSHITIIDEDNTILFDAGELTQDLDMNSLKNNVLPIMRGQTKGYYYSDQVHGLAYYGLPIKEKAAYEGIVLVSASVSSLTKVNQQMWGILVASLGIAFIIILLIGVRITAQFTRPIESAIKVSMELAKGNYKARTYEDHLDETGILSQSINILARNLQDMTRAQEMQQDRLQTLIENMGSGLILIDGRGYINLVNRAYKELFEVDSAKFLYQLYYDAFTHKEIIEIVEEIFMTEVKVRKQLHLPLKIERKHFEVYGAPIIGTNDEWKGIVLVFHDITELKKLEQMRKDFVANVSHELKTPITSIKGFSETLLDGALSDKQTAEYFLSIILKESDRLQSLIQDLLDLSKIEQQGFELSIQTCDLREILDDIIVMLESKAREKEVELSVSLPEGLTYIEGDIYRLKQIFINLISNALTYTPQGGSVHAKVDKYPDYAIVTVSDTGIGIKTEEIPRIFERFYRVDRARSRNSGGTGLGLAIVKHLVEAHKGQISVESEVGKGTTFTVKLNRKFDETS, encoded by the coding sequence ATGAATAGATTTCGTTCACGCTTTTTGTTTGCCCTTATTACATTAATCATTGCTGTACTGGTTGGCTTAGGGTTATTGCTAGGGCAAATTTTTAATAGCTACTATTTGAACACGTTTAAAGAAGAGTTACAAAGAGAAGCACACTCAATCTTAACGATAATATCTCGTGAGGATTTATCAAATTCTCAAATCTCAGAATTACTTTCTGACTTAGGGAAGAATTATAAATCACATATTACTATTATAGATGAAGATAATACCATTTTGTTTGATGCAGGTGAACTAACACAAGATCTGGATATGAATTCATTAAAGAATAACGTACTTCCAATCATGAGGGGACAAACTAAGGGGTATTATTATAGTGACCAAGTTCATGGGCTGGCTTATTATGGATTGCCTATAAAGGAAAAAGCTGCTTATGAAGGGATTGTGCTCGTTAGCGCGTCTGTAAGCTCTTTAACTAAAGTAAATCAACAAATGTGGGGTATTCTAGTAGCTAGTCTCGGCATCGCATTCATCATTATATTATTAATTGGAGTAAGAATTACAGCCCAATTTACTAGACCGATTGAGTCTGCAATTAAAGTATCAATGGAACTTGCAAAGGGAAATTATAAAGCACGTACATATGAAGATCATTTAGACGAAACAGGAATACTGAGTCAGTCAATTAATATACTTGCTAGAAATCTTCAAGATATGACAAGGGCACAGGAAATGCAACAAGATCGTTTGCAAACGTTAATTGAAAATATGGGAAGCGGGCTAATTTTGATTGATGGAAGAGGTTATATTAACTTAGTCAACAGGGCATATAAAGAATTATTTGAAGTTGACTCAGCTAAGTTTCTTTATCAATTATATTATGACGCATTTACTCATAAAGAAATTATTGAAATTGTGGAAGAGATTTTTATGACTGAGGTAAAGGTCAGAAAGCAGCTTCATCTTCCCTTGAAGATTGAACGTAAGCATTTTGAAGTGTATGGGGCACCTATTATTGGAACTAATGATGAATGGAAAGGAATTGTCCTTGTATTTCATGACATTACTGAACTTAAAAAACTCGAACAGATGCGTAAGGATTTTGTTGCGAACGTATCACATGAATTAAAAACACCAATCACATCGATTAAAGGATTTAGTGAAACATTACTGGACGGAGCGCTTAGTGATAAGCAGACAGCTGAATACTTCCTTTCCATTATTCTAAAGGAAAGCGACCGTTTACAATCTTTAATTCAAGATTTGCTTGATTTATCGAAAATTGAACAGCAAGGATTTGAATTATCGATCCAAACATGTGATTTACGAGAGATCTTGGATGATATTATCGTAATGTTAGAAAGTAAAGCAAGAGAAAAAGAGGTAGAGCTTTCTGTCTCTTTACCTGAAGGTCTTACTTATATTGAAGGCGACATTTATCGATTAAAGCAAATTTTTATTAATTTAATTAGTAATGCTCTAACATATACTCCACAAGGTGGCTCTGTTCATGCAAAAGTGGATAAATATCCTGATTATGCAATCGTCACTGTTTCAGACACAGGGATCGGCATTAAAACGGAGGAAATTCCACGTATTTTTGAGCGTTTCTATCGTGTTGACAGGGCGAGAAGTAGAAACTCTGGTGGAACAGGTTTAGGTTTGGCAATTGTAAAACATTTGGTGGAAGCTCATAAAGGTCAAATTAGTGTGGAAAGTGAAGTTGGAAAAGGTACTACGTTTACAGTTAAGCTGAATAGAAAATTTGATGAAACTTCATAA
- a CDS encoding response regulator transcription factor, with product MSKRVLVVDDEQSISTLLKYNLEQAGYTVSTAMDGEEGLNLCIKEEPDLLVLDLMLPKMDGIEVCKQLRQRKIMVPILMLTAKDDEFDKVLGLELGADDYMTKPFSPREVVARIKAILRRSQSQPEPEVQEIEDENQVLIGDLRVLPDHYEAYYGKERLDLTPKEFELLVYLAKHKGRVLTRDQLLSAVWNYDFAGDTRIVDVHISHLREKIERNTKKPLYIKTIRGLGYKLEEPKLNE from the coding sequence ATGAGTAAGAGAGTATTAGTAGTAGATGATGAACAATCAATTTCAACCTTGTTAAAGTATAATTTGGAACAAGCAGGCTATACAGTCTCAACAGCTATGGATGGTGAAGAAGGTCTGAATCTTTGTATAAAAGAAGAGCCTGATTTACTTGTGCTTGATTTAATGCTTCCAAAAATGGATGGAATTGAAGTGTGTAAACAGCTTCGACAAAGGAAAATCATGGTGCCAATTCTTATGCTTACAGCAAAAGACGATGAATTTGATAAAGTATTAGGCTTAGAATTAGGTGCAGACGATTATATGACAAAGCCTTTTAGCCCTAGAGAGGTTGTAGCAAGAATAAAGGCTATATTGAGACGCAGTCAGTCGCAGCCTGAACCTGAGGTACAAGAAATTGAGGATGAAAATCAAGTACTGATTGGCGATTTACGAGTGTTACCTGATCACTACGAGGCTTATTATGGAAAAGAGCGTTTGGATTTAACTCCAAAAGAATTTGAATTACTAGTGTATTTAGCAAAGCATAAGGGAAGAGTTCTTACAAGAGATCAGCTGCTCAGTGCGGTTTGGAATTATGATTTTGCTGGTGATACTAGAATTGTGGATGTTCATATTAGTCACTTACGAGAAAAAATAGAAAGAAATACAAAAAAACCATTATATATTAAAACAATAAGAGGGTTGGGGTACAAGCTTGAGGAGCCAAAGCTGAATGAATAG
- a CDS encoding MaoC/PaaZ C-terminal domain-containing protein, protein MLLGKKRKIGRHIEEISVGEKLTLTEKIEDKDLLLYLGLTNDANPLYIQHDYASQTPYEKPIVPTIMLTGIITAAVSKYLPGPGSHIVNQEISFLQPLYHYDVVQFLFEVGEVHTSENKIIVDIHAVNSEEQTVLEGKITVCPPHKMTPMEGKALENF, encoded by the coding sequence ATGCTTCTTGGCAAAAAGAGAAAGATTGGTAGACATATCGAAGAAATATCGGTCGGAGAAAAATTAACTCTAACAGAAAAAATTGAAGATAAAGATTTACTTCTTTATTTAGGATTAACCAATGATGCCAACCCACTTTATATTCAGCATGACTATGCCTCACAAACTCCTTATGAAAAGCCAATTGTACCAACAATCATGCTAACTGGAATCATTACAGCAGCTGTATCGAAATATTTACCTGGTCCAGGAAGCCACATTGTAAACCAAGAAATTTCATTCCTTCAACCGTTATACCATTATGATGTTGTCCAATTTTTGTTTGAGGTAGGAGAAGTCCATACTTCAGAAAACAAAATTATAGTAGATATTCATGCTGTGAATAGTGAAGAACAAACCGTGCTAGAAGGAAAAATCACAGTATGCCCTCCTCATAAAATGACTCCAATGGAAGGCAAAGCATTAGAAAATTTCTAA
- the mdh gene encoding malate dehydrogenase encodes MAINRKKVSVIGGGFTGATTAFLLGQKELADVVLVDIPQMENPTKGKALDMLEASPVQGFDANITGTSNYEDTAGSDIVVITAGIARKPGMSRDDLVTTNAGIMKAVTKEIVKYSPECTIIVLTNPVDAMTYTVFKESGFPKHRVIGQSGVLDTARFRTFVAQELNLSVKDVTGFVLGGHGDDMVPLVRYSYAGGIPLETLMSKDRLDAIVERTRKGGGEIVNLLGNGSAYYAPAASLVEMVEAILKDQRRVLPSIVYLEGEYGFDGIYLGVPTVLGGNGLEQIIELELTEEEKAALEKSADSVRNVMKVLS; translated from the coding sequence ATGGCTATTAACCGTAAAAAAGTTTCCGTAATTGGTGGGGGCTTCACTGGAGCCACCACAGCGTTTTTATTAGGGCAAAAAGAACTTGCAGATGTAGTATTAGTTGATATTCCTCAAATGGAAAACCCGACAAAAGGGAAAGCTCTTGATATGCTTGAAGCTAGTCCGGTACAAGGTTTCGACGCAAACATTACCGGAACATCTAATTATGAAGACACAGCAGGTTCTGATATTGTTGTCATTACAGCAGGTATTGCTAGGAAGCCAGGTATGAGTCGTGACGATCTTGTTACAACAAATGCAGGCATTATGAAGGCTGTAACAAAAGAAATTGTTAAGTATTCTCCTGAATGCACGATTATTGTGTTAACCAATCCTGTAGATGCAATGACTTATACAGTTTTTAAAGAGTCAGGTTTTCCTAAGCATCGTGTGATTGGACAATCAGGAGTGTTAGATACAGCTCGTTTCCGTACGTTTGTTGCACAAGAGCTTAACCTTTCTGTGAAGGATGTAACAGGGTTTGTTTTAGGTGGACATGGTGATGATATGGTACCTTTAGTACGCTATTCTTATGCGGGTGGTATTCCTCTCGAAACATTAATGTCTAAAGACAGATTAGATGCAATTGTTGAAAGAACACGTAAGGGTGGCGGTGAAATCGTTAATCTACTAGGAAACGGCAGTGCATACTATGCACCTGCAGCTTCACTAGTGGAAATGGTAGAGGCCATTTTAAAAGATCAACGACGAGTTCTTCCCTCGATTGTCTATCTTGAAGGAGAATATGGCTTTGATGGAATCTACCTAGGTGTTCCAACTGTACTAGGTGGAAATGGTCTTGAACAAATTATTGAGCTTGAACTCACCGAAGAAGAAAAAGCAGCTCTTGAAAAATCTGCTGATTCTGTTAGAAACGTTATGAAAGTATTATCTTAA